One Drosophila virilis strain 15010-1051.87 chromosome 5, Dvir_AGI_RSII-ME, whole genome shotgun sequence DNA window includes the following coding sequences:
- the LOC6627043 gene encoding uncharacterized protein, producing MLGCACTCLKVMLKAQNSSAVVQRKGNWSWNGLGVRNYKVTVVGAGGGIGQPLSMLLKQNPLIDELTLHDVGDIKGVAADLSHICTSTQVDFFDGVKQQELIDSLHDSHVVVVPAGLPRQPGMTRDQLEDANSGVAMAVSCAVGMACPEALLAFITNPINTIVPIAAEFLKAKGVFDPNRLFGVTSLDVVRAKTFIADYMNIDPATVEIPVIGGHAGKTILPIFSQCSPKFTGEDEDVKRLTERIQEAGTEVLNAKAGKGSATLSMAYAAAYFVNALLRGLNDEPGVIECAYVASDATELAFLATPLELGPNGIKKNLGLPSLNADEEAALQKLLPELRQNIERGISYAAKIIDAAKPDQEPIKEPDCKVEDSAKYAQSN from the coding sequence atGCTGGGATGCGCCTGCACGTGCTTAAAGGTGATGCTCAAGGCACAGAACAGCTCTGCAGTCGTCCAGAGGAAAGGCAACTGGTCCTGGAATGGGCTTGGCGTGCGCAACTACAAGGTGACGGTGGTGGGCGCGGGTGGCGGCATTGGGCAGCCGCTGTCCATGCTGCTCAAGCAAAATCCGCTGATTGATGAACTCACGCTGCATGATGTGGGCGACATAAAGGGCGTGGCCGCTGATCTGTCGCACATCTGCACCTCGACGCAGGTGGACTTTTTCGATGGTGTCAAACAGCAGGAGCTGATCGATTCGCTGCACGATTCGCATGTGGTCGTGGTGCCAGCCGGGCTGCCACGCCAGCCGGGCATGACGCGGGATCAGCTGGAGGACGCCAACTCCGGCGTGGCAATGGCTGTGTCCTGTGCCGTGGGCATGGCTTGCCCCGAGGCGCTGCTGGCCTTCATCACGAACCCGATAAACACCATAGTGCCCATTGCCGCGGAATTTCTTAAGGCCAAAGGTGTCTTTGATCCGAACCGCCTGTTCGGCGTCACAAGCCTGGACGTGGTGCGTGCCAAAACCTTCATTGCGGACTACATGAACATTGATCCGGCCACGGTTGAAATTCCGGTCATCGGCGGCCATGCAGGCAAAACCATACTGCCGATCTTCTCGCAGTGCTCGCCCAAATTCACCGGCGAGGATGAGGACGTAAAGCGGCTGACGGAGCGCATACAGGAGGCCGGCACCGAGGTGCTTAATGCCAAGGCAGGCAAGGGCTCCGCCACTCTCTCGATGGCCTATGCCGCCGCCTACTTCGTCAACGCCTTGCTGCGTGGCCTGAACGACGAGCCGGGTGTAATCGAATGCGCCTACGTGGCATCCGATGCCACGGAACTGGCATTCTTGGCCACGCCGCTGGAGCTGGGCCCCAACGGCATCAAAAAGAATCTGGGTCTGCCCAGCCTGAATGCCGACGAGGAGGCGGCCCTCCAAAAGTTGCTGCCCGAGCTGCGTCAGAACATTGAACGGGGCATAAGCTACGCAGCAAAGATAATCGATGCCGCCAAGCCTGACCAGGAGCCGATCAAGGAGCCCGATTGCAAAGTCGAAGACTCGGCGAAATATGCTCAGAGCAACTAG
- the LOC6627042 gene encoding malate dehydrogenase, mitochondrial, protein MLSNKMIKQIPQLTYISRWAQSKCNSWNHCFSRGIKVAVVGAAGGIGQPLSLLLKQNPQISELAIQDLVDTKGIAADLSHISTSTTVKSFTGKEELACALENAAIVVVPAGLPRKPGMNRSDLLSANGSVAVDVAKAVSKACPAAMMAFITNPLNTVIPIAAEVLKQEDAFDPNRLFGVTSLDVVRAQTFIGEALGVNPQEVKIPVIGGHAGITILPVFSQCQPEYKVNSEQRTKMLTRIQEAGTEVVKAKAGKGSATLSMAYAAANFVNSILRAMNNEENVIECAYVASDVSEAEYFASPLLLGPKGIKENLGVPELDGCEEDALKLLIKQLIKDIEDGIKYAEC, encoded by the coding sequence aTGCTTTCAAATAAAATGATCAAACAAATTCCTCAGTTAACGTACATCAGCCGATGGGCCCAATCGAAATGTAATTCCTGGAACCATTGCTTCTCGCGAGGCATAAAGGTGGCCGTTGTGGGAGCTGCCGGCGGCATTGGACAGCCACTTAGCTTGCTGCTAAAGCAGAATCCACAGATTTCGGAGCTGGCGATACAAGATCTTGTCGACACAAAGGGCATAGCTGCCGATCTGTCGCACATATCCACATCGACCACTGTAAAGTCCTTTACGGGAAAGGAAGAGCTGGCTTGCGCTCTGGAGAATGCGGCAATTGTCGTTGTGCCTGCCGGACTGCCTCGCAAGCCAGGGATGAATCGCAGTGATCTCCTGAGCGCCAACGGCAGCGTTGCAGTGGATGTGGCAAAAGCAGTCAGCAAAGCTTGTCCGGCCGCAATGATGGCCTTCATTACGAATCCGTTGAACACCGTTATACCCATTGCCGCCGAGGTGCTCAAGCAGGAGGACGCCTTCGATCCGAATCGCTTGTTCGGCGTCACTTCGCTGGACGTGGTGCGTGCCCAGACCTTCATTGGCGAAGCGTTGGGCGTTAATCCGCAGGAGGTCAAAATTCCAGTAATCGGCGGCCATGCTGGCATAACCATACTGCCCGTCTTCTCGCAGTGCCAACCGGAATACAAAGTCAATAGCGAGCAGCGGACGAAAATGTTGACCCGCATTCAGGAGGCCGGCACCGAGGTGGTCAAGGCCAAGGCGGGCAAGGGTTCTGCCACCCTCTCGATGGCCTATGCGGCAGCGAATTTCGTTAACTCGATTCTGCGTGCCATGAACAATGAGGAGAATGTCATCGAGTGTGCCTATGTGGCATCGGATGTCTCCGAGGCCGAGTACTTTGCCTCGCCCCTGCTGCTGGGTCCGAAGGGCATCAAAGAGAATCTGGGCGTTCCAGAGTTGGATGGGTGTGAGGAAGACGCTCTAAAATTGCTGATCAAACAACTTATTAAGGATATAGAAGATGGTATCAAGTATGCTGAGTGCTAA